The genomic segment TACATGTTGTCTTTGGCTACTTTTGCTCTACAGCAGCAGAGTTGACTAGGTGCAGCATAGATTTACTTTCTGGacctttatagaaaatatttactgtactTATATTTACTCTTTGGACctttatagaaaagttagctgacTCATTAATTAGGGGAATCCTTGTTGGTTTTATACTTATACATGACCCCTCAATCACTTACGCCAGGTAAAGAGAAGTACATGCACGCCACGGGGCTCATCTTGGTAGTGGATCCAGTAGAGTTTCAGACCCTCTTTTATGAATATCCATTTTCGGTTGTCTACAGGAAGTACGGGGGCGGGGTGGTGGTTCTACTCGGTAATCACTGTTGTCATTGTCTACAGCTGTATAACCAAGCCTCCTTCTCATTTCCCTTCCTAGTTTGTAGAATGCctcaagctgaacaaaaaaccctTCCACCTGGTAGGCACCTCCATGGGTGGCCACGTAGCAGGGGTGTACGCTGCTCACTACCCATCGGATGTCTCCAGCCTATGTCTCGTGTGCCCCGCTGGTGAGTTCTGAGGTTAAAACATCACTCGGCAGGGATGAATTGCTGAAGAAACAAGTGGCCACTGTCTGCTATGGATGTTATTTAGAATCATCTTTTTGATATGTACTTTAGAGATATGTGGTGTTGACTGATAACTCTAACCACACAATAGTAGTATAATCATAATCATTACCAGATGGACTCTGAAAATATAGAgccagggccaggcatggtgacatgtgcctgtggtcttaggtacttgggaggctgaggtgggaagatacttgagtttgaaatcagcctgagcaacatagcaagaccccgtctctaaaagaaaaaaaaaaaagaggatttttaaaatttttaaaaattaaaacatttggcCAGgtgcgggggctcacgcctgtaatcctagcattctgataggctgggggggggggaggattgcctgagctcaggagttcaagaccagcctgaaaaagagcgagaccccaagaccccatctctattaaaattggaaaaattagctggtcatggtggtgtgCACGTGTTGTCCCAGGtgcttgggaggcagaggcaagaggattgcttgagcccaggagtttgaggttgctgtgagctatgatgataccactgaattctactcagggtgacagagtgagactctgtctcattaaaaaacttaaaaaagaaaatatagagctAGCCTTGTTCCACCAAAAATATGAGatagttaattattaataaaatgtgtatggTGCTTTGTAGCACATGAATACTTTGAaatataatgttaatattaacctccaacatttattgagctcttacaaGCTAAGTTCTTTATATGGatttaatttttgcaaaaaaCCTATGAGGTGAAGTTACCATTATTATACTCCTCCCCTTTTTTTGCTGAAAACTCAGATCTTTATTCATTACaataagatctttaaaaaaaaattgacaaccTTTATTCTTGTATGTGTacaagtcaacatgagctgtaaCATGTCTCAAGAGATTACCACCTGAAGTTAgagtttttaaattcatttttcttccataagTCTTCAAACTTAGATTTATAATATGTAATagataaaatcttattttttctctttctaattctctctcttcctctccctctctctttggtACTTTGTTGGGGTATTATTTACACATAGTAAATTGCccaaattttaaatgtgcatCTTGATGACTTTTTACATATGTAACTACCATCCAGACCAAgatattatgcccattttataggtgggAACATTGAGGCACAAAGAAATTACATCAGTGCCAGAGCCAGGAGAGGAATAGATCccagtctgtctgactccaaaacctaAGCTGTGGCTTTTTTGGAAGTCCTTTCCTATTtactaccttcttttttttttttttttttttttttttttccagtggcacctgatttatttaaaaaatatagacaagCTTcaggtgtatacctacatgatgagtgcgatgcgcactgtctggggaacggacacgcctgaaGCTCCGACTCAGGGGAAcggggggagcatgggcaatatatataaactgaacttttttttttttttatttcatcttgttatgggggatacagaattgcaggttacatacgttgctcctgcaccgcccctccccccaagccagagctccaggcatgtccgttccccaggtcgtgcgcgctgcacccatcgtgtaggtacatatccctcccttccccacccccccttcccgagtcagcaccttcaagtgttaccactccccaaacggtgcgcaatgcactcattgtgtaggcatacccccatcccctcccccaccccccacctcagtctgatatccaattggtgtcgttcccagatttgtatttaggtgatgatcagggaaaccaattttctggtgagtacatgtgatgcttgtttttccattcttgggatacttcacttaatataatgggttccaactctctccaggagaaccatagagatgtcgtatcttcattattccttatagctgagtaaaattccatggtatacatataccacagcttactaatccaatcatgtattgatgggcatttgggttgtttccacatctttgctattgtgaattgtgctgctataaacattcgggtacatgtgtctttgttaaagaatgaccttttttcctttgggtatatgcccagtaatgggattgctgggtcaaatggcaggtctacttgaatctgtttaagatacctctataatgctttccacaggggttgcactagtttgcagtcccaccagcagtctaTTTACTACCTTCTTTATATGACTCATATCCACTGCCTCCTTTATGTGATTCAGCTAGAACCTAGCCATGAGTTGCACACTTACATCTTTTACTGAAACTTAATTAAACTGACCTTTAAAATCCTTCTGCCACTCTGAAAGTTCATAGTTTTCAGATCGTTAAGGACATTGAAGTTGAAGACAAGCCCACAAAaggttttctcttctcctttttccaaaCACCACATCtgaaatcattttatcttttaataatgCAGTTTGAGAACTAAAGCAGCAGCCCTTATGGAAAATTATTAGATTTCAAAGTACATATGAGAAGTCAAATCTAACTGGCTTTAAAAAAGTGTATGCTCATTTGCTCAGAGAATTTTACACCTAGTTTCAAGTAGAAATTTAAGATTAAGTTTGTTTGtatgtgaaaatgaaaaagtagaaataaattcaGGATTATGTCCTacctaaattttttaataaactttcttaaagttttgaaataattttaaatttacagaaaagttgcagatAAGTACAGAGAGTCCCACGTACCCTTTATCCAGTTTCCCTCATTGCTAACAGCTCACATTACTACAGTAAGTTTGTCTTAACTAAGAAACCAACATTGGTATGTTACTATTAACAAAGCTCCAGGCttcatttggatttcttttaggttttctactaatgtcctttttctgttgcaGGATCCAATCCAAGATACCGCATGACATTTAGccaaggattatttttaaaaagagatgaaataagTAATGTAATCTGCTCCATGGCATTGTGAAATCCACATACAATGCCCATGCTAGATTTAAAGGGGTCGCTGggtatagatttttaaaatgtggatttctGCAGCATGGCCAATATCATTGATGCTACTGCCTTTCTTTCTAATATCTAGCTCTTTGGCTAAGTTAAACAACTAGAAATTTGCTCCGTGTTGGAAGCAAAAATGAGTTTTGCCCTCCTATATTGTGGGTCAGCTTCTGTGGATTCTTAAGCCAAGCTCCAGGGTGATAGGAAATCATGCACAATCTCAAAGAGAACCGGCCTCAGCGATCCCCTGGTGCTCTCCTGGAGGAAGAGAGATGGTGTCGAGGGACAGCTCAGGAGAAGGCTCACAGTCTCTCTGTGGTTTGTGCATTGACCCCAAGTAAGAGAGTACCGAGGGGGTCCaggccaagggcaggagaaaTCATTCACTCCAgccctgtgttttcttcccatTGTATATTCCCTCACATGTCCTATCCACAGTGCAGATGTGCTCAGCCTAGCTGTCTTCTAGACTAATGCTTCTTAAGCTCTGTCGTACATATGAATCCCCTGGCAACTGGGGAAAATGCAAATTCCGATTCAAGTGGCTTAGGGAGGGGCTGAGTGTCTGCATTTCTTGTGGGCTTCCAATGCTCCCGGTCCATGGACCACGGTGTGAGTAACCGGTCCCTGAAATATCTTCAagcatttctttctgtgtttctcagAGTGTGGTTTTGACTTTGAGCAAAGATGGCAGTACCAGTTAAAGAGAAATCTACTCATGAAAGAAACCTGAAAGATACCCGCTCTGAGCTGCTGTTGGAAGTTCCCTCCATAAAATGGGGGTTGGTAAGAAGGTAGCTGTGTTGTCGAGCCATTTCCCTTTGAATCCTACAGGCCTGCAGTACTCTTCCGACAATCGGTTTGTGCAACGGCTCAAAGAACTGCAGGACTCTGCTGCTGTAGAGAAGATTCCCTTGATCCCGTCCACCCCAGAAGAGATGAGTGAAATGCTCCAGCTCTGCTCGTATGTCCGCTTCAAGGTGCCCCAGCAGGTAACGCGGTCTCAGCAGCAACACACCTGCCCTCCCCCAAGGCTCAGGGGGCGAGTACCAGCTTCCCTCATGCATCCTTCCTTCACCTGCTCATTgagtcctcctcttcctcttccatgCATTCATTCTACAGGTATCTCTACAGGGCCTGGGACGTGtcgggcactgtgctgggcacagtggtgaaTAAGTAAGACAGGGAAGGTCCCTGGGCAGACACAGTCCAGTGGGGGAGGCGGACCTAATAGACCTTGTTCTGCGTTTGGCTAATACTGAATAACGACGTGATTATGTTCATCCTGATTGTGTCTTACATCCTGATTGTGTCTTAAGCTAAGCACAGAATTTTCAAGATAAAACAGCTATCAGGCCGTCATGTCAGGTGTAGGGGACCTCTGGCTTCATGGTATTACCCAGGTTccttcctaattaaaaaaaaaaaagcgccttAGGAGCCTAACTCCCAATTATATCATATACCACATCATGGGAATCAGAGGACCAGGCCTTAAAAACCTTGACAATGCAATATACTGCTGGACTTTATTCCCCTTCACTGACCCACAGCTGTGAGAGGCCGAGGAAATGAGCCTGCCCAGCCTTCTAACTTTGGGTTTTCTGTCCCTAGATCCTGCAAGGCCTGGTCGATGTCCGCATCCCTCATAACAACTTCTACCGAAAGCGTAAGTAACCCTGCtttcacctgggagcttgtcacAAGCGAAGCCTTAAGGCTGGctggcttttctttcttaaatctcTGACACTTTGAGTGTTTTCTTGGGCCCCCGAAGAGAGAAAGTGGTAGCCTGGACTTGGTGCCTGTCCCTGGACTCTACAGTGGTGCCCACGctcactttgttttccttttctggcaAGTGTTTTTGGAAATCGTCAGTGAGAAGTCCAGATACTCTCTCCATCAGAACATGGACAAGATCAAGGTCCCCACGCAGATCATCTGGGGAAAACAAGACCAGGTAGGCAGCACACCCCTGCGGCTCTCTGCGCCAGTCGCCACAGCCTTTGAGAGAAAAAACGTCCTTGGGGAAGAGCCAGAGGGCGTTCACGAAGGGAGACTCCCGGCTGTGTCGGGTGCCAGCGTTTACAGGGAACATAGTTCTGTGAGTTGAGAGCGACATTTGGTCTATTAAAACGAAAggcaattttaaatcattttttaaatttatttttatcgaAGCCATATAGTCACATGGTATAAAAAACTTTGGAGAGTACCAAAAAGTTTATAATGAAAACTTGGTCTCTTTCACATCCCAAATCCCAACTCCCATTTCCCATTTCCTTGAGGCATCTCTTACTGTTTTCTGTCTGCTTCTTAAATGTTTTAAGCTAGAGtttggcaaatgttttctgtaaacaGTTAGGAGgttaatattttcagctttggaatccagtctctgtcacagctactcagctCTGACCttgtagtgcaaaagcaaccACAGACAATATGGAAACAAATGGCATGGCTGTGTTCTAGTGAACCTttgtttacaaaaacaagcaaCGAGCCATTGTTTGCCTGCTCCTAAGCATACATATGCTGTGTATATACACCTacataagcttttttttttttttttgagacagagtctctctctgttgcccgggctagagtgccgtggcgtcagcctagctcacagcaacctcaaactcctgggctcaagcaatcctcctgcctcagcctcccaagtagctgggactacaggcacacactgtAGCCGACcacggctggctaatttttttctatttttagttgcctggctaattttttctgtttttagtagagacagggtctcgctcttgctcaggctggtctcaaactcctgagctcaagcaatcctcccgccttggcctcccagagtgctaggattacaggcatgagccaccgcgcctggccccaacTTCATCATTTGTTTCAGTAATGTCCTAGGTAGTGTCCTCCTCCCCGTCCTCCCATGCTGCTGACCCAGGGTCTGGTCCAAGATCACATACTAgatgtcatgtctctttagtctccttttaGGAAACGATTCCTCTGTCTGCCTTAGTCATTCATGACATTGAGGTATTTGAAGAGTACAGGTCagttattttatcaaatgttCTTCAACTTGAATTTGCTGCTTCCTCATGATGCAATTCAGGTGCTATATTCCCGGCCAGAATATCTCATGAGTGATTAGGCATCATGTCTTCAGATGCACAATGTCCGCCTGCCTTTCACTGGGGATGTTAACTGTGATCCCTTGGTGAAGGTGTCGTCTGTTCCTTACTTGTGGAGTTACTGTTACAGTAAGCAGTCTACAGAGAGACACTTTGAGACCACGCAGTTATCCTTCTCCTCATCAAACATTCCCCTCAGAATTTTCCACCTatgatgattcttgcctgaaacaatcttttactttgttcttttttagagctgtattccattatatgattctgccacaatttatttaattagtGCCCTACTGACGGTTATTTAGGTCTCTTCCAGGAATTGGCTAAACAGTACCTCAGTATACATCATGCATGTATGTTTGCGGAGTGTGTGAGCGTATCCAAAGGGTAGATTCTTAGCTGTCGAATCAATGGGTCAAAGGGCACGTGCACTCCAAATTTAATAGGCTTTGTCAGGTGgtcctgtattagttttctagggctgccgtaacaaagtaccacaaactgggtggtgaAAACAACTGAGATTTattgtctcacggttctggaggctggaagtctgagaccaaggtgtgggtagggctggttccttctgaggctgtaGGAGAATCTGTTCCGTGCTTctcccctggcttctggtggtttgctggcaatctttggtgctccttggcttatagatgctgcactctgatctctgccttcatctttacCTGGTACTCTCCCTGGGTGTCTGTCTCTGTATCTaattcccctttttataaggatgccagtcatattggattagggccccaccctgcTCCAGTGTGACCTCGTCTTAACTAATTACACCTGTAGTgttcctatttccaaataaggccacattctgacatactggaggttagggcttcaacatataggtttggggggggacacaattcaacagGCCTTCCAAAGAGATACTGATTCAAACCCCCAAAAGCTCCTTTTTTGTTGGTAACTGTGTTCTAGAAATCATATCTTGCTGAAGTTTATGAACTTCTTAATGAAATTCTTCATAAACTTTAAAGCAAAAGGGGGCACTAAAAATGGAGCCTTTATAAGGCTCAGTAGATAAACAGAATGACGGTGTCTGTTAAAGGGTGTCCAGGAGTCTTGTGCTATTAATTattgtgagaaaagaaaattagagaaaagctTTCCCCACTGGGACAGTTCCTCTGAGGACCCTACGGTGAAAGCCACCATTGTGCGTCCTGCCAGGGCTGCCAAAAGCAAAGGCAGGAAGTCAGGCCGTGGCCACAGAGGCCCACAGGTAAGTGGACGGTCCAGGCAggagggactggggaggggaAGCCGGCGTGTGCCCAGGGCACGTGGGGAGGTAGGGGTGATGGTGTCTCAGGCCAGCCGGGCATGGCCGAGCATACGTGGTACAGAAACGTGGACGTGGACAGGAGGGGTCTCGTGGGCTCCTTTCTGCAGCCCAAAGACTATTAATAAAAGAAGCTTGTGTGTGCCTGAGTTCCAGGCTAAGCCAGAGGGAGTCATTTGATCAAAAACCGCAGCCAGAACAATGAAGGCCTTTCACCATTCTGAAATCCCCGGAGGCGACTGGGGCCCTCGGGGACCGACAGGGAGAGGCCACTTCCTGTGCTTCCGCGAGGACAGTGCGGAGTGCGAGCACTGCCACAGAGTCTGCAAGTCCGTGTTCCAGCCCTGCCTTTGCCGCTCAGCAGCCCGTGGCCTTGAGCAATCACTCAGCCCCGCTAAATCAAGGTTTCTCTTCTACTATGGGGGTTATTGTGAGGCTCATGTGAGGTAATATATGTGAAATTGATCTTCCTCCAGCTATCAAAAAAATAGATGATTAGATTATCTGATATTAGATTACTTTGCACATGTCTTTTGCCTCTGAAGCTGGCCTCAGCCCATGGTCTAGAATTTTCTTCCAGACTCTGAAGTCCATTTTGTTCCAGGAAAAGCATACAATATTCTATGGGGTACTATAATATGATCAGatcctttttatgttttgtgaaCTATCCCTGGGGCAGAGGCCAAGTAGCAGAAGCCTTTATTTCATGGCCTCTTGCTTCCTAAGCTCTCTGgctctttttctgctttgtcatcCCCATTTGGTATTACAGTACCTGCCTCTGCCAGGCTGAATTCAGCCTCCTCCTTCTTTCAACCCCTGCAGGCAGGCTGCTACACTGCACAGCCGCAAGCAGAGCCCTATGCATTGTTATCTATGTGAATGATATATCTTCTGGCTTTGGGCAGTACACAACCTGCACAACTGAACCTGGCAACCCTTCCTGAGAGGGTTTCTGCATATCAGTTCATGCATCTCTCTTCTATGTTCAGTCCAACAGAGTGGGAGGGCCTTGTGGAGACAGATAAGGTCTATTACTCTTTATGTCCCTTCTCCTTGCCAGCACAGTACTTGGTATGCAAGAGACCCATAGTACACAGTGAGTGAGCAAGCAAGTAAGAAAGTGAATGAACAAACCAACCAGTGAAAGGACAAACCCATCTGATGTCTACTCATTTAAGTCCAttaacaggtatttattgagcacctagtatgtgccTGATGGTGTATTAGGCCCTAAGGATATAGTAGGCAGCAAGACATCCAGGATCCCTTCCCTCCAGCACCTTACGATCTACCTACCAGTGCAGTGCACCGCAGGGCTGGGACtagggggaggtgggagagatgTATCATGCAAGTGCAGGGTCGGATCCtatttgtgtttataattttgatattttgtgccTTGTGCATCTTTTTgccttaatgtttattttttaaaaatactgcattaaaatatttttcatcttgatTGCTGAGTTTTTTGGTGCGCATTTAAATTGTGTGCCCCAGGTAACTCTCTCACTTGCCTCACCCTTATCCTGGCCCTTGCCTGAAATGGGATGCAGGAAAAGTTTTTGACCATTTATATGAATATCCTGTCCAAGAAATAGCTGATGTGGTTCCCACAGACACGCCTGTCCCATCAGGGCACATTCAGCAGTTTCACGTGCCTCTGGGTGACCACGGGGAATGCCGGATTTGCAGTGCTGACCAGCACCACAGTGCCAAAGCTAGACGCTCACGTGGGTATTTCTGCTTATGAGCTATGGTTTCTGATCTCTCTGCAGGATATGCACTCAGCTGGGAGTTTATACTTTATCATGCTTTTTCCACCTGTTGACGCCATCTGCGTTTCCTCTGGGAGCGTTTCCTCTGGGAGCGTTTCCCCGGTAGCTGGGCTTTCTTCCTGCTCAGACAGTTGCCATGGCAGCCTTGCCTGGGAATGAGTGACAGGCAGAGGTTTCCGATTCCTCAGCTGGGTGCTCCCCTCTTGCTAAGCTCCCCATTCACTGTTCCCTTTCCTGGCCCAGGCGTGCCCTGCAATGCTTCGTTCCTTGGCTGAGACGTTCTGCTCACCCACCTTCCAAGTGGGCGGAAAATCTTGTATTTAATGATCTGTGTTGATGAGAATAAAGGTGCTTGAGTGTATTAGGGTTTTTGCTTTTGCCATTAAGGATGGAGAGGGGCCCTCTCGTCTGGGATGAGTTGAAGGTGAAGGCGAATAAGAGAAGGGGAGTGGGTGCAAATCCACCCCTGAGGGAGGATGTTGGGAAAAGATGAAGCTGGATTAGCTTTAGAGCTGGTGATCCAGATGCAAATGAAAGTAAATGAGTCGTTTGAAAAGTAGTAGCTCTGGAAAAGTGCTGGCTTTCATTTAAAACTATTCCTTGCTATCCACAAACTTGAGGGCCAGGTCACACAGCTCTGGGGATCCCCAAAGGACCTTATTCCCCCAGGTTGTGATAATGAACGTTCACCTCTTGCATCTTCCTCATGAGCCCTTCCCACAGCGTGGGCTGTCCTACTGCAGCACAGGGCCACCTCTCTCCTAAACACAGCCCGTGCTCCCTGCGTCCCCACATGGCTGGGGTAGCAGCCCCTCCTCGCTGCTCCTTCTCTCCAGCTGCCGCGCTCCCCACTGCCTACGTGCTGTGTCTCAGCCAGCGAGCTCCTTGCTGTCCCCTGCACTGCCATGACCTCCCAactcatgctgttccctcttccaTGAAtactcctccctgtcccctctctgctctcccaggACTCAGGAGCGatgtcctccttcctccctgctctgtcTCAGCTCCCAGGATCCTCCCCCAGGAGAGCCCTTGTCACACTGTGTTGCATTTGTCTCTTGGCCTGTCTGGCTTTGCCCCCAGACCATAacctcctcaagggcagggaacATGTGTTTTCTACCTCAGTGTAGCTAGTGGAGAGCCACAAGCCCCAACACCAATGTGACTTGGTCCTAAAATTCACCATCCCCCCCACCcactccacccctgccccctgtCCTTAGTGGAAGTTCTGTCCACAGAGTGTGCACGTCGGTGTCTGAATCTTTGTGTATCATCTAGCTCCTTCTCTTGCCCGGCAGGTGCTCGACGTGTCTGGGGCGGACGTGTTGGCCAAGTCAATTGCTAACTGCCAGGTGGAGCTTCTGGAAAACTGTGGGCACTCAGTGGTGATGGAGAGACCCAGGAAGACAGCCAAGCTCATGGTTGACTTTTTTGCTTCTGTGCACAACACAGACAACAATAAGAAGCTGGACTGAGGTGCCGACTGCAGCCTGCATTCCGCTCGCGGCATCCGCTCCCATCCCCGAATGCGACGCGGCCACCACTCTCAGGGATCCTGCCCCAAATGCGGTCGGAGTGCCAGCATCCCTGAGGAAGCCAGTCCCCTCCTCCTGGTATCCACAGTTCCACAGAGCTTCGGGGGCCACAAGAAAATCTCCAAGATCTTTTTCACAAAACGGAAACTCAcatgaaacaaaataagaaaacccGGCCACGAAATCTACCGAGAAGTCTTCAAGTTCATGTCGTTCGCAAGCTTGTGCAAAACAGCCACCTTGGACCATAATCATGGAGGACGTTTTCTTTAAGACATTCCGCATAGACTGAGACTGGATATTTTTGTTGCTTCAGATCTATTCCCTTGCATGGCCAGTGGCTTTTATAGAGGCATTAGTCCCCACTCGCTGAACCCTGTTGTGTAGGTCTAATTTAAGTTTTACGTAGAGACCCCAGTGTGAACGTAGCCCGTCGGCTGCAAGACCAGGGAGGGAAGCGGAAAGCTGTAGGATACGCACCCACGTGGAGGGGCGTCGTCCCGCCTGGCCAGCCCTGGGAACTGCGGGA from the Eulemur rufifrons isolate Redbay chromosome 7, OSU_ERuf_1, whole genome shotgun sequence genome contains:
- the ABHD6 gene encoding monoacylglycerol lipase ABHD6 — protein: MDLDVVNMFVIAGGTLAIPILAFVASFLLWPSALIRIYYWYWRRTLGMQVRYVHHEDYQFCYSFRGRPGHKPSILMLHGFSAHKDMWLSVVKFLPKNLHLVCVDMPGHEGTTRSSLDDLSIDGQVKRIHQFVECLKLNKKPFHLVGTSMGGHVAGVYAAHYPSDVSSLCLVCPAGLQYSSDNRFVQRLKELQDSAAVEKIPLIPSTPEEMSEMLQLCSYVRFKVPQQILQGLVDVRIPHNNFYRKLFLEIVSEKSRYSLHQNMDKIKVPTQIIWGKQDQVLDVSGADVLAKSIANCQVELLENCGHSVVMERPRKTAKLMVDFFASVHNTDNNKKLD